The proteins below come from a single Roseiflexus sp. RS-1 genomic window:
- a CDS encoding phosphoribosylaminoimidazolesuccinocarboxamide synthase has protein sequence MNLGEKLAEGKTKIVYAHPTDPTLAIIVHKDGISAGDGARRHTIPGKGALSGRTTANVFTMLNRAGVATHFVAAPEPSVMVVYRCAMIPLEVVNRRIATGSYIRRNPDVAEGTRFDPPLLEFFLKDDARHDPQMTPDEIIAQGIASADEVEQMASESRRVFLLIEEAWAAQDVVLCDLKIEFGRDTSGRLLVADVIDNDSWRIWPGGVKERMLDKQVYRNMPVVTDEGLEQVRRLYEEVAQRTDAWVNQ, from the coding sequence ATGAATCTGGGAGAGAAACTTGCTGAAGGCAAGACCAAAATCGTCTATGCGCACCCTACCGATCCGACGCTGGCGATCATTGTTCACAAAGACGGGATCAGCGCGGGCGATGGCGCCCGTCGTCATACCATTCCCGGCAAAGGGGCGCTGAGCGGGCGCACCACCGCCAATGTGTTCACCATGCTCAACCGCGCCGGTGTCGCTACCCACTTCGTCGCTGCACCCGAGCCATCGGTAATGGTTGTGTACCGTTGCGCCATGATCCCGCTCGAAGTGGTGAACCGGCGGATCGCAACCGGATCGTACATCCGGCGGAATCCCGATGTCGCTGAAGGAACGCGCTTCGATCCGCCGCTGCTCGAGTTTTTCCTGAAGGACGATGCGCGGCACGATCCGCAGATGACGCCGGACGAGATCATCGCGCAGGGGATCGCCAGCGCCGATGAAGTCGAGCAGATGGCGTCCGAGTCGCGGCGCGTCTTTCTGCTGATCGAAGAGGCATGGGCGGCGCAGGATGTCGTGCTGTGCGACCTGAAGATCGAGTTCGGGCGCGACACGTCGGGCCGGTTGCTGGTCGCCGATGTGATCGACAACGACTCGTGGCGCATCTGGCCCGGCGGGGTCAAGGAGCGTATGCTCGACAAGCAGGTATACCGCAATATGCCGGTTGTCACCGACGAGGGTTTGGAACAGGTGCGCCGGTTGTACGAAGAAGTAGCGCAGCGCACCGATGCCTGGGTCAACCAATGA
- a CDS encoding glycosyltransferase, whose translation MHILHIYKDYPPVLGGIEGHVRDLAEGLVARGYQATVLVTSTDRGTSIERPSPGLTVIRAARMLHLASTPLSPAMIALARGIRADIVHLQFPYPPGDLAALAAPGSPPLVISYQSDIVRQKTLLRLYRPLLALTLRRAARIITSSPGYIASSPFLRPYAAKCEVVPIGVDVTRFTPNDRRANAVPRLLFVGRLRYYKGLHFLIEALRQVEGAELWIAGNGPERTRLERQVADAGLGDRVRFLGDVADEDLPALYRQADIFVLPSHLRAEAFGIVLVEALASGLPCISTALGTGTDFVNVHNETGLVVPPGDATALAEAIRRLRDDPALRARYGQAAVHRARTLFSRERMLDAVERVYRQVVRERGQA comes from the coding sequence GTGCATATCCTTCACATCTACAAAGACTACCCGCCGGTACTGGGGGGTATTGAGGGACACGTGCGCGACCTGGCGGAGGGACTGGTTGCGCGCGGGTATCAGGCAACGGTGCTGGTGACCAGTACGGATCGCGGCACCTCGATTGAGCGACCGTCGCCGGGTCTGACCGTGATCCGGGCGGCGCGGATGCTGCACCTGGCATCGACGCCGCTCAGCCCGGCGATGATTGCGCTGGCGCGGGGCATTCGCGCCGACATTGTTCACCTGCAGTTTCCCTACCCGCCGGGTGACCTGGCAGCGCTGGCAGCGCCTGGATCGCCGCCGCTCGTCATTTCGTACCAGAGCGATATTGTGCGCCAAAAAACGCTGTTGCGCCTCTACCGACCGTTGCTGGCGCTGACCTTGCGACGCGCAGCGCGGATCATCACGTCCAGTCCTGGGTACATCGCCTCATCGCCGTTTCTTCGCCCCTATGCCGCAAAATGCGAGGTTGTTCCGATTGGCGTCGATGTCACGCGGTTCACTCCCAACGACAGGCGCGCCAACGCCGTGCCGCGCCTGCTCTTCGTCGGACGACTGCGGTACTACAAGGGGCTGCATTTCCTGATAGAGGCGCTGCGACAGGTCGAAGGGGCGGAACTCTGGATTGCCGGGAACGGTCCAGAGCGCACGCGACTGGAGCGACAGGTTGCCGATGCCGGGTTGGGTGATCGGGTGCGCTTTCTCGGCGATGTGGCGGATGAGGACCTGCCCGCGCTCTACCGGCAGGCGGATATCTTTGTGCTCCCATCGCACCTGCGCGCGGAAGCGTTCGGCATTGTGCTGGTCGAAGCGCTGGCGAGCGGGTTGCCGTGCATCAGCACCGCGCTCGGAACCGGCACCGATTTTGTGAACGTCCACAACGAGACAGGGCTGGTTGTTCCGCCAGGCGATGCGACGGCGCTGGCGGAGGCAATCCGACGCCTTCGGGACGACCCGGCGCTGCGTGCAAGGTATGGTCAGGCAGCCGTACATCGCGCGCGGACACTCTTCTCACGCGAGCGCATGCTGGATGCGGTAGAGCGGGTCTATCGTCAGGTGGTGCGCGAGAGAGGTCAAGCCTGA
- a CDS encoding thiolase family protein, translating to MPEALIIDAVRTPIGKRGKALRDMHPVDLLGQHIAALLARTGVDPAAIDDVIAGCVSQSGEQSANIARNAWLAAGLPESVPATTIDRQCGSSLQAIHFAAQGVMAGVYDLVIAAGVESMTRVPIGASIMVGPGTPLSPGLATRYGLERGWFDQARGAEWMAREWRFTREDLDRYSLRSHRLAAEARAAGRFTAEIIPVSLTDGTHFEADEGIRPDTSADQLAALKPAFPDLELITAGNASQISDGAAATLIASPSAAQALGLRPQARFVSFAVVGVDPVTMLTGPIPATRRVLERAGLHVNDIDLFEVNEAFAPVVLAWQKEIGAPWERVNVNGGAIALGHPLGATGARIMATLLHELERRGGRYGLIAICEGGGMANATIIERV from the coding sequence ATGCCGGAAGCCTTGATCATCGATGCTGTGCGCACCCCGATCGGGAAGCGCGGCAAAGCGTTGCGCGACATGCACCCGGTCGATCTGCTGGGACAGCACATCGCGGCGCTGCTGGCGCGCACTGGTGTCGATCCCGCCGCCATCGACGACGTGATCGCCGGTTGTGTCAGTCAGTCAGGGGAACAATCCGCCAATATCGCGCGCAACGCCTGGCTTGCCGCCGGTCTGCCCGAATCAGTTCCGGCGACCACAATCGACCGGCAGTGTGGATCGAGTTTACAGGCGATCCATTTCGCTGCTCAGGGGGTTATGGCAGGCGTGTACGACCTGGTGATCGCCGCAGGCGTCGAGTCGATGACCCGCGTACCGATCGGCGCCTCGATCATGGTCGGTCCTGGAACGCCGCTCAGTCCGGGGCTGGCGACCCGCTACGGATTAGAGCGCGGATGGTTCGACCAGGCGCGCGGCGCGGAGTGGATGGCGCGCGAATGGCGTTTCACCCGCGAAGATCTCGACCGCTACAGCCTGCGCAGTCATCGCCTGGCTGCCGAAGCGCGCGCTGCCGGGCGTTTCACCGCCGAGATCATCCCGGTATCGTTGACCGACGGCACGCACTTCGAAGCCGATGAAGGCATCCGTCCCGATACATCGGCAGATCAACTTGCCGCGCTCAAACCTGCCTTTCCCGACCTGGAACTGATCACTGCTGGTAACGCCAGCCAGATTTCGGACGGCGCCGCCGCGACGCTGATCGCATCGCCATCCGCTGCTCAGGCGTTGGGGCTGCGTCCGCAGGCGCGGTTCGTCTCCTTCGCCGTCGTCGGCGTCGATCCGGTCACCATGCTGACCGGACCCATCCCGGCGACGCGGCGCGTGCTGGAGCGCGCCGGTCTTCACGTGAACGACATCGACCTGTTCGAGGTCAACGAGGCGTTTGCGCCGGTCGTGCTGGCGTGGCAGAAAGAGATCGGCGCACCCTGGGAACGGGTCAACGTCAATGGCGGCGCAATTGCGCTTGGACACCCACTGGGCGCAACCGGCGCACGGATCATGGCGACACTGCTGCACGAACTGGAGCGGCGCGGCGGGCGTTACGGACTGATCGCAATCTGCGAGGGGGGCGGCATGGCAAACGCGACGATCATCGAGCGGGTATAA
- a CDS encoding M20 family metallopeptidase: protein MNRFDAHIEENKGRYFDELCTLLRQPSIAAQGIGIEETAMLVAQRLERLGAQVEIFRMPGAAPVVYGSIGDGARTLLVYDHYDVQPPEPLDLWHSPPFEPTLRDGKLYARGVADNKGNLMLRIQAIESWLATQGDLPCRINFLVEGEEEIGSVNLESFCQSHPELLRADGCLWETGGVNALEQPTIACGAKGICYVELVVRGAAYDLHSANATMVPNPAWRLVWALATLKAPDERVLIPGFYDRVRPPSEADMAALARIPLDDDALLADFGIPQFLGGLRGIERLKAHLFNPTCTICGLFAGYTGEGSKTVLPSEARAKIDFRLVPDMDPADVVTALRQHLDAHGFDDIAIIEYGHEKPGRSDPDSHIVRAMTTAIRVTYHKEPVIYPTMAGTGPVYPVCTAVGTPMASGCGTGYQGSQVHAPDENIRLDDYWTAMRCMGAFIQAFAA from the coding sequence ATGAACCGCTTTGATGCGCACATCGAAGAGAACAAGGGACGCTATTTCGATGAACTCTGCACGCTGCTGCGTCAACCGTCGATTGCGGCTCAGGGTATTGGCATTGAAGAGACGGCGATGCTGGTGGCGCAGCGGCTCGAACGGCTTGGTGCGCAGGTGGAGATATTCCGCATGCCCGGCGCGGCGCCGGTGGTGTACGGCAGCATTGGCGACGGCGCGCGGACGCTCCTGGTCTACGACCACTATGATGTTCAGCCGCCGGAACCGCTCGATCTGTGGCATTCCCCGCCTTTTGAGCCGACCTTGCGCGACGGCAAACTGTACGCGCGTGGTGTTGCGGATAACAAGGGCAACCTGATGCTCCGCATTCAGGCTATCGAGTCATGGCTCGCCACGCAGGGCGATCTCCCCTGCCGCATCAACTTTCTCGTCGAAGGAGAAGAAGAGATCGGGTCGGTCAATCTCGAGTCATTCTGCCAGAGCCATCCTGAACTGTTGCGCGCCGATGGGTGTCTGTGGGAAACCGGCGGAGTGAATGCGCTTGAGCAACCCACCATTGCGTGCGGCGCAAAGGGCATCTGCTATGTTGAACTGGTGGTGCGCGGTGCGGCGTATGACCTGCACTCCGCTAATGCGACCATGGTTCCCAACCCGGCGTGGCGCCTGGTATGGGCGCTGGCGACGCTCAAGGCGCCCGATGAGCGCGTGCTGATACCGGGCTTCTACGACCGCGTGCGTCCGCCATCGGAAGCGGACATGGCGGCGCTGGCGCGCATCCCGCTCGACGACGATGCATTGCTGGCGGATTTCGGCATTCCGCAGTTTCTCGGCGGCTTGCGTGGCATTGAACGTCTGAAAGCGCATCTGTTCAATCCCACCTGCACGATCTGCGGGTTGTTTGCCGGATACACCGGCGAAGGATCGAAGACGGTGCTACCCTCCGAAGCGCGCGCCAAGATCGACTTCCGTCTCGTGCCCGATATGGACCCGGCAGATGTGGTCACGGCGCTGCGCCAGCATCTCGATGCACATGGTTTCGACGATATTGCGATCATCGAGTACGGGCACGAGAAGCCAGGGCGATCCGATCCCGATTCGCATATTGTTCGGGCAATGACGACTGCCATTCGCGTGACGTACCACAAAGAACCCGTCATTTACCCCACCATGGCGGGCACCGGTCCGGTCTACCCGGTTTGCACCGCTGTCGGCACGCCCATGGCGTCGGGGTGCGGCACAGGATACCAGGGGTCTCAGGTGCATGCGCCAGACGAAAACATTCGCCTGGACGACTACTGGACGGCAATGCGCTGCATGGGGGCGTTCATTCAGGCATTTGCAGCATAG
- a CDS encoding WYL domain-containing protein: MRPHHLHALAVLTQTRHHSLTRAVYQVIPRRSSMNRWSRWLAAAPAVAQRLIARTHRISLPRAGSADERLRRLRRALCTPAAVRAVYATLDADVRAALADLRRCRRGLDAATFTARYGAVRPWRQLARDPQPRSVAERLLLLGWLLPRPAAPGRAPRFALAPEVRRWLPQPLRLADDGPAPPAPLPLAQRAALALLLVAAAAPLPLRRDGALRRGALRRLQPLLPDAPAPELEALCRFLLPLLEARGLVQRHGGQCTTAPGAAAFLAAPLDDQRARLVEAWLHSAAPDAWLRRLRVADSGLDAPALRRRLVQWAQALPPDRLLAPEATYDALAATFGPLADAHTHGFRVVRRPPWRRRSEARVWQAALRGPLAWLGVVAWHDGRVVRPTTWALADGAWRYGAPGEVTAPFGALDAAALTLAQGGRWVRGDAGGLTVQVAAARGVLGAQVRELLARRAGDAPDGWGTPTDEAPALRLAEGALLLADAPGDLEQALRGRSVRRYAQRLAPGVALVRAEHVAAVTRALARQGIAVAVAAGSGAAAGGALPAAPLAPGECAALLAACAYARRYAPEGLPLVIPATLEARLWQGLTPPLRAAVEAALAGIEAPEGPAADGGTDAAPLPPADPDAALRTVQRALTQQRLVTIAYDTGGEGRVTQRTVRPLALERRGDQWLLHAYCLQRRAERTFRLDRVRGCALAPPAGRWAPAG; the protein is encoded by the coding sequence GTGCGACCACATCATCTGCACGCGCTTGCCGTTTTGACCCAAACCCGGCATCATTCCCTGACACGTGCAGTATACCAGGTCATTCCCCGGAGGTCAAGCATGAATCGCTGGTCCCGCTGGCTCGCCGCCGCCCCCGCCGTCGCGCAGCGCCTGATCGCCCGCACCCATCGCATTTCCCTCCCCCGCGCCGGTTCCGCCGATGAGCGCCTCCGCCGCCTGCGCCGCGCCCTCTGCACCCCCGCCGCCGTGCGCGCCGTCTACGCCACGCTCGACGCCGATGTCCGTGCTGCGCTCGCCGATCTGCGCCGCTGCCGGCGCGGTCTCGATGCGGCGACCTTCACGGCGCGCTATGGCGCGGTGCGTCCCTGGCGCCAACTGGCGCGCGACCCGCAGCCGCGCTCGGTCGCCGAACGCCTGCTGCTCCTCGGCTGGCTGCTGCCGCGCCCCGCCGCTCCCGGACGCGCGCCGCGCTTCGCGCTGGCTCCCGAAGTGCGCCGCTGGCTGCCGCAGCCGTTGCGGCTCGCCGATGACGGCCCCGCGCCCCCGGCGCCGCTCCCGCTGGCGCAGCGCGCCGCCCTCGCCCTGCTGCTCGTCGCCGCCGCCGCGCCGCTGCCGCTCCGCCGCGATGGCGCGCTGCGCCGCGGCGCGCTGCGCCGCCTGCAGCCGCTGCTGCCCGACGCGCCCGCACCGGAGCTCGAGGCGCTCTGCCGCTTCCTGCTGCCGCTGCTGGAGGCGCGCGGGCTGGTGCAGCGCCACGGCGGGCAATGCACGACGGCGCCGGGGGCGGCGGCGTTTCTGGCGGCGCCGCTTGATGACCAGCGCGCGCGCCTGGTCGAGGCGTGGTTGCACAGCGCCGCGCCGGACGCCTGGCTGCGCCGCTTGCGCGTGGCGGACAGCGGGCTGGACGCACCGGCGCTGCGCCGCCGCCTGGTGCAGTGGGCGCAGGCGCTGCCGCCCGACCGCCTGCTCGCGCCGGAGGCGACGTATGACGCGCTGGCGGCGACGTTCGGGCCGCTCGCCGATGCGCACACCCACGGCTTCCGCGTCGTCCGCCGTCCGCCGTGGCGGCGGCGCAGCGAGGCGCGGGTGTGGCAGGCGGCGCTGCGGGGACCGCTCGCCTGGCTGGGGGTCGTCGCCTGGCACGACGGACGGGTGGTGCGTCCGACGACGTGGGCGCTGGCAGACGGCGCCTGGCGCTACGGCGCGCCGGGGGAGGTCACGGCGCCGTTCGGCGCGCTCGACGCCGCAGCGCTGACGCTGGCGCAGGGGGGACGCTGGGTGCGGGGCGATGCCGGAGGGTTGACGGTGCAGGTCGCGGCTGCGCGCGGCGTGCTGGGGGCGCAGGTGCGGGAATTGCTGGCGCGCCGCGCGGGGGACGCGCCGGACGGGTGGGGGACGCCGACAGACGAGGCGCCGGCGTTGCGCCTGGCGGAGGGGGCGCTGCTGCTGGCGGATGCGCCGGGTGACCTGGAGCAGGCGCTGCGCGGGCGGAGCGTGCGGCGGTATGCGCAGCGGCTGGCGCCGGGCGTCGCGCTGGTGCGGGCGGAACACGTCGCGGCGGTGACGCGGGCGCTGGCGCGGCAGGGGATCGCGGTGGCGGTCGCGGCGGGGAGCGGGGCGGCGGCGGGCGGGGCGCTCCCGGCGGCGCCGCTGGCGCCGGGGGAGTGCGCGGCGCTGCTGGCGGCGTGCGCGTATGCTCGCCGGTACGCGCCGGAGGGGCTGCCGCTGGTCATCCCCGCCACGCTGGAAGCGCGGTTGTGGCAGGGGCTGACGCCGCCGCTGCGCGCGGCGGTGGAGGCGGCGCTGGCGGGGATCGAGGCGCCGGAGGGGCCGGCGGCGGACGGAGGGACGGACGCGGCGCCGCTGCCGCCTGCGGACCCGGACGCGGCGCTGCGGACGGTGCAGCGGGCGCTGACGCAGCAGCGCCTGGTGACGATTGCCTACGACACGGGCGGCGAAGGACGGGTCACGCAGCGCACGGTGCGACCGCTGGCGCTGGAGCGGCGGGGCGACCAGTGGCTGTTGCACGCCTATTGTTTGCAGCGCCGCGCGGAACGGACGTTTCGGCTGGACCGGGTGCGGGGGTGTGCGCTGGCGCCGCCTGCGGGGCGTTGGGCGCCGGCGGGCTGA
- the purM gene encoding phosphoribosylformylglycinamidine cyclo-ligase — translation MTVYREAGVDIDAAARARQLMAEAVRSTYSAAVLAGIGAFGGCFDLHAAVGDQTDDVVLVASTDSVGTKTLVAAALGRYETLGYDLVNHCVNDILVQGARPLFLLDYLAVDRLDPQRAATLVASVAAACREVGCVLLGGETAQMPDVYREGAFELAGTIVGVVRRAQMLPRNVAAGDVILALPSSGLHTNGYSLARRVLGRGSAWGYDARPAELNGRSIGEALLEPHRVYLRAFEQLEAAGVAVHAMAHITGGGIYENLPRVLPEGCGAVIRRRTWTIPPICTLVVQAAGLDEREAFRTLNMGLGMLVIVPSDAADAARRAVPEASPVGEVVTGGDVRLID, via the coding sequence ATGACCGTGTATCGTGAAGCAGGCGTCGATATCGATGCGGCTGCGCGCGCCAGACAGTTGATGGCGGAAGCCGTCCGCTCGACCTACTCAGCCGCAGTCCTGGCAGGTATCGGAGCGTTCGGCGGATGTTTCGACCTGCACGCCGCTGTGGGGGACCAGACCGACGATGTTGTTCTGGTAGCATCGACGGACAGCGTCGGCACCAAAACGCTCGTGGCGGCAGCGCTCGGTCGCTATGAAACCCTCGGCTACGATCTGGTCAACCACTGCGTCAACGATATTCTGGTGCAGGGAGCGCGTCCGTTGTTCCTGCTCGACTATCTGGCAGTTGATCGCCTCGATCCGCAGCGTGCGGCAACGCTGGTGGCGAGTGTTGCAGCGGCGTGCCGTGAGGTCGGATGCGTCCTGCTTGGCGGCGAAACCGCTCAGATGCCGGATGTGTACCGTGAGGGAGCATTCGAACTGGCAGGAACGATCGTCGGTGTTGTCCGACGGGCGCAGATGCTCCCGCGCAACGTTGCGGCGGGCGATGTGATCCTGGCGCTGCCGTCGAGCGGATTGCACACAAACGGGTACTCCCTGGCGCGGCGGGTGCTGGGTCGCGGCAGCGCCTGGGGCTACGATGCACGACCGGCTGAACTGAACGGCAGAAGCATCGGCGAAGCGTTGCTCGAACCGCACCGCGTCTACCTGCGCGCCTTCGAGCAACTTGAAGCGGCTGGCGTCGCGGTGCATGCAATGGCGCACATCACCGGCGGCGGCATCTACGAGAACCTGCCGCGTGTGCTTCCAGAGGGATGTGGCGCCGTCATCCGACGCCGAACCTGGACGATCCCGCCGATCTGCACCCTCGTGGTGCAGGCTGCCGGTCTCGATGAACGCGAAGCATTCCGCACCCTGAACATGGGACTCGGCATGCTGGTGATCGTCCCATCGGACGCCGCCGACGCCGCGCGACGCGCCGTTCCCGAAGCATCGCCGGTCGGTGAAGTCGTCACCGGCGGCGATGTCCGGTTGATTGACTGA
- a CDS encoding CehA/McbA family metallohydrolase, with protein MYHYPGALHMHTRFSDGSGSVEDLARAACDAGLRWIIITDHDDLQAKQYEGWLHDVLVIVGHEITPPRNHFLALGIDRVIDNRLPPQTFIDQVYDAGGFGIIAHPDERVKNSFKDIYRWDDWGIDGPRHRNGRTVGIELWNLMSDWGEHLTPRNKELIYFFPRLGISGPTPETLAWWDRLNMAGRRTFGVGGVDAHAFIRQTFWGKVEVFPYRWMFGTLTNYVILPERLPLDPAAAIHTILDALANGRSYFVNRLDGDCPDLTFHAVRGAERWHPGDTASLHGGPLTFVADVGCDAEVHLIHDGRILARGLRILRHSVILPGVYRLEAYRRGMPWLYTNPVYVTGKRREGMR; from the coding sequence ATGTACCACTACCCTGGCGCGCTCCACATGCACACCCGCTTCTCCGACGGCAGCGGCAGCGTCGAAGACCTGGCGCGCGCGGCGTGTGATGCCGGGTTGCGCTGGATTATCATCACCGACCACGATGATCTCCAGGCGAAGCAGTATGAGGGCTGGCTGCACGATGTGCTGGTGATCGTCGGTCATGAGATCACGCCGCCGCGTAATCATTTTCTTGCGCTCGGCATTGATCGCGTCATCGACAATCGCCTGCCGCCCCAGACGTTCATCGATCAGGTGTACGACGCTGGCGGATTCGGCATCATCGCCCATCCCGACGAGCGGGTGAAGAACAGTTTCAAGGACATCTACCGCTGGGACGATTGGGGCATCGACGGTCCGCGCCACCGCAACGGGCGCACCGTCGGGATCGAACTGTGGAACCTGATGAGCGACTGGGGCGAGCATCTCACACCACGCAACAAGGAACTGATCTATTTTTTTCCGCGACTCGGCATCAGCGGTCCGACCCCGGAAACCCTGGCATGGTGGGACCGGCTCAACATGGCGGGGCGGCGCACCTTTGGCGTCGGTGGGGTTGACGCGCATGCCTTCATCCGTCAAACGTTCTGGGGGAAGGTCGAAGTCTTTCCCTACCGCTGGATGTTTGGCACGTTGACCAACTATGTGATCCTGCCAGAACGTTTGCCGCTCGATCCGGCCGCAGCAATTCACACCATCCTCGACGCTCTGGCGAACGGGCGATCCTATTTCGTCAATCGTCTCGACGGCGATTGCCCGGACCTGACGTTTCACGCAGTACGCGGCGCCGAACGCTGGCATCCGGGTGACACCGCCAGCCTGCACGGCGGACCGCTCACCTTCGTCGCCGATGTAGGATGCGACGCTGAAGTGCATCTAATCCACGACGGACGCATCCTGGCGCGCGGGCTGCGCATCCTGCGGCACTCCGTCATCCTGCCCGGCGTCTATCGTCTGGAAGCGTATCGTCGCGGGATGCCGTGGCTGTACACCAATCCGGTATATGTGACAGGTAAGAGGCGAGAGGGGATGAGGTGA
- a CDS encoding Uma2 family endonuclease has protein sequence MSASTATDPAAPHTETQLPWGVLISPPPGDLPYDDGGRMESPWHAHSAVILKAAYVAAHGGVMTDYYIGVNMFVYYSWKQIRNDEYRGPDLYVVKGVDGTKPRLYWAIWDEDGRYPDVIVELLSPGTESVDLGAKKDLYEQRFRTPEYFCIAPEVERLLGWRLGPDMRYHPLAPNEHGRLWSEQLGFWIGPWRGVYLGEEHTWPRLFHADGSLVLLPEEAERQRAEALAARVAALEEELARLRKRSDR, from the coding sequence ATGAGCGCTTCAACCGCAACCGATCCGGCGGCGCCCCACACCGAGACTCAATTGCCGTGGGGGGTGCTGATCTCGCCGCCGCCGGGCGACCTGCCATACGACGATGGAGGACGTATGGAGTCGCCCTGGCATGCGCACAGCGCCGTGATCCTCAAAGCCGCCTATGTTGCGGCGCATGGCGGCGTGATGACCGACTACTACATCGGCGTCAACATGTTCGTGTACTACAGCTGGAAGCAGATCCGCAACGACGAATACCGTGGCCCCGATCTCTACGTCGTGAAAGGGGTGGACGGCACAAAGCCGCGGCTCTACTGGGCCATCTGGGATGAGGACGGGCGGTATCCCGATGTCATCGTCGAACTGTTGTCGCCAGGTACAGAGAGCGTTGATCTTGGGGCGAAGAAGGACCTGTACGAACAGCGGTTTCGCACTCCTGAGTACTTTTGCATTGCGCCGGAGGTCGAGCGTCTTCTGGGGTGGCGGTTGGGACCGGATATGCGCTACCATCCGCTGGCGCCGAACGAGCATGGGCGGTTGTGGAGCGAGCAACTCGGTTTCTGGATCGGTCCGTGGCGAGGTGTGTATCTGGGAGAGGAGCATACCTGGCCGCGTCTGTTTCACGCCGATGGTTCACTCGTGCTGCTGCCGGAAGAGGCGGAGCGACAGCGCGCCGAGGCGCTCGCCGCGCGGGTTGCGGCGCTCGAAGAGGAACTGGCGCGTCTGCGCAAAAGGAGCGACCGATGA
- a CDS encoding branched-chain amino acid transaminase, with translation MSANRFAFFNGEFVPIEQAQVSVMTAALNYGLGVFEGIRAYWNADDAQLYVFHLREHMERLKRSCAIMFMELPYSVDDLCNLTIELLRREGFREDAYIRPLVFKSDHTIAVRLNNMTDAFALYAVPFGQYIPGSAVRACVSSWRRIEDNIMPSRAKVSGGYVNSALAKTEALLNGYDEAIVLGSDGQVSEASAANLYIVRHGALVTPPITSDILEGITRRVVAELAQAELGVQVIERPIDRTELYVAEEAFFCGTGAEVKPIIEIDRRPVGNGEVGSITARLVELYSTVVRGQAPTYRAWCTPVYAQQ, from the coding sequence ATGAGCGCCAACCGCTTTGCTTTCTTCAACGGCGAATTTGTTCCGATTGAGCAGGCGCAGGTCAGCGTGATGACGGCTGCGCTGAACTATGGTCTTGGCGTGTTCGAAGGCATTCGCGCCTACTGGAATGCGGACGACGCGCAACTCTACGTGTTTCATCTGCGCGAACATATGGAGCGCCTGAAGCGTTCATGCGCAATTATGTTCATGGAACTGCCCTACAGCGTCGATGACCTGTGCAATCTGACCATCGAACTCCTGCGACGCGAGGGATTTCGTGAGGACGCCTACATCCGTCCGCTGGTCTTCAAAAGTGATCACACGATTGCCGTTCGCCTCAACAACATGACTGACGCATTCGCGCTCTATGCCGTGCCCTTCGGACAGTACATTCCCGGATCGGCGGTGCGCGCCTGCGTCTCTTCGTGGCGCCGCATCGAAGACAACATCATGCCGTCGCGGGCGAAGGTGTCGGGCGGGTACGTCAATTCGGCGCTGGCGAAGACCGAGGCGCTGCTCAACGGTTATGACGAAGCGATTGTGCTCGGCAGCGATGGGCAGGTATCGGAGGCAAGCGCGGCGAACCTGTATATTGTGCGTCATGGCGCACTTGTCACCCCGCCGATCACCAGCGATATTCTGGAAGGGATTACCCGTCGGGTCGTCGCAGAACTGGCGCAGGCGGAGTTGGGGGTGCAGGTGATCGAGCGACCAATTGACCGCACCGAACTGTATGTTGCCGAAGAAGCATTTTTCTGCGGCACCGGCGCCGAAGTCAAACCGATTATCGAGATCGACCGGCGACCGGTCGGGAACGGTGAGGTTGGCAGCATAACGGCGCGTCTGGTGGAACTGTACAGCACCGTGGTGCGTGGTCAGGCGCCGACGTATCGCGCCTGGTGCACACCGGTGTATGCTCAGCAATAA